The Desulfonatronum lacustre DSM 10312 region TTCGGAAACAGAAACCAAGTCGTCGGGTTGCAAGGACAAAGGGGTTTCACTGACAGCCGTCCAGGTTTCTCCTTGCAGGTGGACGACGCCATGGTCCTTTGACCAGTGTCTGACTTTCGCGGTCTGACCAATCAACTGGTGGGGCCCACTGAACGGTTTGTTGCGATGGGCTTTTGCGACCAGGTACAAACAGAAGCCGACAAACGCGGAAATACCGATGGTCGTAACGATAATGCTGGGCATGGGGACTCCTCCAATCCCGTACTCAAACCGAAACAAGATTACCGATCCGAAGAAGATGGAAATCACGGCGGCCAGGCTGAGGAGTCCGAAGCTTGAGATCATCAATTCGAGTCCAAAAAGCATCAGACCAAAAAGGATCAGCAGGAGACCGGCGACATTGGTCGGTAAAATGGATAAAGCGTATAGACCCAGGAGCAGGCAAAGGCCGCCGAGGACGCCGGGGAAAATCGCGCCTGGATTGGTCAACTCGAAAAAAATCCCCGCCAACCCGCCCATCAACAAAAAATAGGCGATCTGGGGATCCAGCATCCAAGCTAGAATGGAATACCAAAGACCTGGCTCGAAGTCGACAAATGCGACATCGTCGATACTGAAATAGACTCGTTCATTGTGCCACTCAAAGCCGCGAATGCCGATCTGCTCGACGTAATCAGGAACACTGACCGCAACGAGGTCCACCACGCGAAGCATGGCTGCCTCGGTTCCCGTCAGGTTGGCGCTTTCCTTCACCGCGCTGACGTACCAGTCGACGTTTCTCCCGCGACTCTGGGCGGATGCGCGAACTAAGCTTAGGAAATCATTGAGGATTTTGTCGGCCATGGCCTCTGGGATATCCTCTCCTCCGACACCAACGGGGCGGGCGGAGCCGATGTTGGAGTTGGGGCTCATCCCGGCAATGGCTGACGCGGCGACGAGGAAGACTCCGGCCGAGGCCGCGCGTGAGCCGTCGGGACCGACCCAGATGGCCACCGGCAAGGGAGCGTTCAGAATCTGTTTGACCATGTTTCTGGTGGTCTCTCCAAGACCTCCCGGCGTATCCAGTTGAAGAACGAACAGTTGGGCTTGCTCCTTGAAGGCATGGTTTATCGCCTCCTCAAGAAGATCTTGCTGCGCGGGATTGATGGAACCCTGAATCTTCAGAACATGGACCGGAAAGGGGTCATTGGCCGAAACAGGAGCGCCGGGAAACAATAAAAGCGAAACAAGGAATAAAGAGAATAAGAGCGCATGTCTCATAAGGGGGGCTCGCTTGGGTAAGAAAATCGATGTCGAATCCATGTATGGGAGTAAATATTCGGGCTCAGGGGGTCAAGCCGCGGATGATGTCCCAAGCCGCTTTTTTGATCAGCTTGTTGTCGGGCAGCATATCGTCGAGGCTCGGCAGGACGACATGCCTGGCCCGCGACGAGTTGGAGGCGTCGTGAAGCCCAGACTGGGAACGGCCAGCGAAAAGTGCGTCGACGCAGCCGCCGAAATCAAAGATATATTTGGGGTTGACTTCATTAATGACGCGGAAAAAACTGGCCTGCATGACCTCACCAGGAACTGGTATGGGAGCATACACGGCCGACGGCCAAAAAGCCACATCCTCCAGGCTCCAGGGCATGGCTTTGTCGATGATGGCGTGGATCAACCGCATCCGTGCATCATTGGGCCGTCCTCGAAAGTCATGGTCCAGGTGCGTATAGGTAATGATCGCGGCGATGGGTGGTTGGAGCCGTCGCCTGTAGAACATGAGAGGTTCAGGATAGTCGAAATCAGGGACGGTGCTCTTCGGTGCTGAGGGCTGGGGCGGTGCAGATGCGGCATCGCCCGCTATTTTCTCGACCGGCTCAGAAGCGACACGCGGTATCCGCAGCACGAATCGCAAACCGATTTCTCGCCAAACACGGGTTCGCTCGTCCATGGGCGATCAGTCGGAATGGTCGAGGAACCATTCAATTACGCGCATCGCGACTTCAGTTTTCGCCAGGACCGGCCAGGACTCTCTTCGTCCGCAACGGCTGATGACGTGCACTTGATTGGTGGCGGTTCCGAATCCGCTGTCGGGACGAGACACGGAATTGGCCACGATCAGGTCGAGGTGCTTTTCATGCAGCTTCAGCTGCGCGTGACGAAGAATGTCGTCCGTCTCTGCCGCGAAGCCGATGATGTACTGGGAGTCCTTACGCATTCTTCCGATGTCCGCCAAAATGTCGGGATTTTGTTCGAAGTCGAGGGTGATGCGCTCGCCTAGAGAGGACTTCTTGGCCTTGCTTTGTTGCTCGGCGACGGGGCGATAATCGG contains the following coding sequences:
- a CDS encoding NfeD family protein translates to MRHALLFSLFLVSLLLFPGAPVSANDPFPVHVLKIQGSINPAQQDLLEEAINHAFKEQAQLFVLQLDTPGGLGETTRNMVKQILNAPLPVAIWVGPDGSRAASAGVFLVAASAIAGMSPNSNIGSARPVGVGGEDIPEAMADKILNDFLSLVRASAQSRGRNVDWYVSAVKESANLTGTEAAMLRVVDLVAVSVPDYVEQIGIRGFEWHNERVYFSIDDVAFVDFEPGLWYSILAWMLDPQIAYFLLMGGLAGIFFELTNPGAIFPGVLGGLCLLLGLYALSILPTNVAGLLLILFGLMLFGLELMISSFGLLSLAAVISIFFGSVILFRFEYGIGGVPMPSIIVTTIGISAFVGFCLYLVAKAHRNKPFSGPHQLIGQTAKVRHWSKDHGVVHLQGETWTAVSETPLSLQPDDLVSVSEVDGLVLHIIPTSTHNMSGG